In a genomic window of Leifsonia xyli subsp. cynodontis DSM 46306:
- a CDS encoding ATP-binding cassette domain-containing protein, protein MIHLDRLTKTFGQKTAVDDITATVQPGKVTGFLGPNGAGKSTTMRMIMGLDRPTTGAATINGKRYAELRSPLTEVGALLDAKAVHTARTAYNHLLALAATHGIPKRRVEEVIGLTGLESVAGKRVGGFSLGMGQRLGIAAAMLGDPATLILDEPVNGLDPEGVLWVRQFARHLAGQGRTVFLSSHLMSEMAQTADHIIVLGRGRILADAPVGEILAGATRNAVRVRTPQVDQLARAIAAPDVTITGVEAQLIEVTGLSSAQIGDLAAATSVVLHELTPISASLEEAYLELTQDEV, encoded by the coding sequence ATGATCCATCTCGACCGCCTCACCAAGACGTTCGGCCAGAAGACGGCCGTCGACGACATCACGGCGACCGTCCAGCCCGGAAAGGTCACCGGCTTCCTCGGTCCGAACGGCGCCGGAAAGTCCACGACCATGCGCATGATCATGGGCCTCGACCGCCCCACCACGGGCGCCGCCACCATCAACGGCAAGCGGTACGCCGAGCTGCGCTCACCGCTGACCGAGGTCGGCGCGCTGCTCGATGCGAAAGCTGTACACACCGCCCGCACCGCCTACAATCACCTGCTCGCGCTTGCCGCGACCCACGGCATCCCTAAGCGCCGCGTGGAGGAGGTGATCGGCCTCACCGGTCTGGAGTCCGTGGCGGGCAAGCGCGTGGGCGGGTTCTCGCTCGGGATGGGGCAGCGACTCGGCATCGCCGCCGCGATGCTCGGCGATCCGGCGACGCTCATCCTCGACGAGCCGGTCAACGGCCTCGACCCGGAGGGGGTGCTCTGGGTGCGCCAGTTCGCACGGCACCTCGCCGGGCAGGGCCGGACGGTGTTCCTCTCCTCGCACCTCATGAGCGAGATGGCGCAGACCGCCGATCACATCATCGTCCTCGGCCGTGGCCGTATCCTGGCCGACGCACCGGTCGGCGAGATCCTCGCCGGAGCGACCCGCAACGCTGTCCGCGTGCGCACGCCGCAGGTCGACCAGCTCGCGCGCGCGATCGCCGCGCCGGACGTCACGATCACGGGCGTCGAAGCGCAGCTGATCGAGGTCACCGGCCTCTCGTCCGCCCAGATCGGCGACCTGGCCGCCGCAACCAGCGTCGTGCTCCACGAGCTCACCCCCATCAGCGCCTCCCTGGAGGAGGCCTACCTCGAACTCACGCAGGACGAGGTCTAA
- the pepN gene encoding aminopeptidase N, whose product MPGENLTRIEAQERAAIVSTHAYDIALDLTSGPETFRSTTTVRFAAAHGSSTFIDAITRTVHSVTLNGVRLDPATVSDGVRIQLDGLQAENVLTVDADAIYTNTGEGLHRFVDPVDGEVYLYSQFEVPDSRRMFAVFEQPDLKAAFTFTVTAPSHWSVVSNSPTPEPVGAGEGKKTWSFAPTSVISSYITALIAGPYVSEHSELTSRDGRTIPLGVYARKSLAEFLDADYIFEKTRQGFAFYEEKFDYAYPFEKYDQLFVPEFNAGAMENAGAVTFTETYVFRSKVTDAIKERRVVTILHELAHMWFGDLVTMKWWNDLWLNESFAEYASTLATAEATEWTEAWTTFAAMEKSWAYRQDQLPSTHPIVATINDLEDVQVNFDGITYAKGASVLKQLVAWVGQEDFLAGVAQYFKKHEHGNTELKDLLAELEATSGRDLTGWSEKWLETAGVNTLRPEIAVDAGGTITGFAVLQSAPADYPTIRPHRLAIGFYTLRDGRLVREERIELDVDGVRTEVAELVGRKRPDLVLLNDDDLAYAKIRLDPESLRVAIEHLAKIESPLARSIVWGAVWDATRDTETPASDYVRLVLGNIAPETESTTIRTTLSQLALAAGSYVAPERQKETTERAASALWKLAQQAEAGSDAQFQFVKFFAALASTSEQLATIGALRDGSVTLPGLTIDTDLSWELLIALVAGGEAGDAEVAAALAADNTANGAQFAAQARASIPTLAGKQAAWDSVFGSDALPNTIVRFTGLGFQRAADKSVLAAYIEPYFAALQDIWASRTYKIAEYLVAGMYPAPLANAELRNATRAWLDANPEPAALRRLVIENLAGVERALAAQERDAQ is encoded by the coding sequence TTGCCCGGAGAAAACCTCACCCGCATCGAAGCACAGGAGCGCGCGGCGATCGTCAGCACTCACGCCTACGACATCGCCCTCGACCTGACGAGTGGGCCGGAGACGTTCCGGAGCACCACGACCGTCCGTTTCGCCGCAGCTCACGGCTCGTCCACGTTCATCGACGCGATCACCCGCACTGTCCACTCCGTGACACTCAACGGCGTGCGGCTCGACCCGGCCACCGTCTCCGACGGCGTGCGCATCCAGCTCGACGGGCTCCAGGCGGAGAACGTGCTGACGGTGGACGCCGACGCGATCTACACGAACACTGGAGAGGGCCTGCACCGCTTTGTGGACCCGGTCGACGGCGAGGTCTACCTGTACTCCCAGTTCGAGGTCCCGGACTCACGCCGCATGTTCGCTGTGTTCGAGCAGCCCGATCTGAAGGCGGCGTTCACGTTCACGGTGACCGCCCCCTCCCACTGGTCCGTGGTCAGCAACTCCCCCACCCCGGAGCCGGTCGGCGCCGGCGAGGGCAAGAAGACCTGGTCTTTCGCGCCCACCTCGGTCATCTCCTCCTATATCACCGCGCTCATCGCAGGCCCTTACGTCTCCGAGCACAGTGAGCTGACCAGCCGCGACGGCCGCACGATCCCGCTCGGCGTGTACGCGCGCAAGAGCCTCGCCGAGTTCCTGGATGCGGACTACATCTTCGAGAAGACCCGCCAGGGCTTCGCTTTCTACGAGGAGAAGTTCGACTACGCCTACCCGTTCGAGAAGTACGACCAGCTCTTCGTCCCGGAATTCAACGCCGGCGCGATGGAGAACGCGGGCGCGGTCACCTTCACAGAGACTTATGTGTTCCGCTCAAAGGTCACGGACGCGATCAAAGAGCGCCGCGTCGTCACCATCCTGCACGAGCTCGCGCACATGTGGTTCGGCGACCTGGTGACCATGAAGTGGTGGAACGACCTGTGGCTGAACGAGTCGTTCGCCGAGTACGCCTCGACGCTCGCGACCGCCGAGGCCACCGAGTGGACCGAGGCGTGGACGACCTTCGCCGCGATGGAGAAGAGCTGGGCGTACCGGCAGGATCAGCTGCCTTCGACCCACCCGATCGTGGCGACGATCAACGACCTGGAGGACGTACAGGTCAACTTCGACGGCATCACCTACGCGAAGGGTGCCTCCGTGCTCAAGCAGCTGGTCGCCTGGGTCGGCCAGGAGGATTTCCTCGCCGGGGTCGCGCAGTACTTCAAGAAGCACGAGCATGGCAACACCGAGCTGAAGGACCTGCTGGCCGAGCTGGAGGCCACAAGCGGCCGCGACCTGACCGGCTGGTCGGAGAAGTGGCTGGAGACTGCCGGGGTGAACACTCTGCGTCCCGAGATCGCGGTCGATGCCGGCGGCACGATCACCGGCTTCGCGGTGTTGCAGTCGGCGCCCGCCGACTATCCGACCATCCGCCCGCACCGGCTAGCGATCGGGTTCTACACCCTGCGCGACGGCCGCCTCGTGCGCGAGGAGCGGATCGAGCTGGATGTCGATGGCGTCCGCACCGAGGTGGCCGAGCTGGTCGGGAGGAAACGCCCCGATCTCGTGCTGCTCAACGACGACGACCTCGCCTACGCGAAGATCCGCCTGGACCCGGAATCGCTCCGGGTCGCGATCGAGCACCTCGCCAAGATCGAGAGCCCGCTCGCCCGTTCCATCGTCTGGGGCGCTGTCTGGGACGCGACCCGCGACACGGAGACCCCGGCGAGCGACTACGTGCGCCTGGTCCTCGGCAACATCGCCCCGGAGACCGAATCCACCACCATCCGCACCACGCTCAGCCAGCTGGCGCTCGCCGCGGGCAGCTACGTCGCCCCCGAACGCCAGAAGGAGACGACCGAGAGAGCGGCGTCCGCCCTCTGGAAACTCGCTCAGCAGGCCGAAGCCGGCAGCGACGCGCAGTTCCAGTTCGTGAAGTTCTTCGCCGCGCTCGCCTCGACCAGCGAGCAGCTGGCGACGATCGGCGCCCTCCGCGACGGCTCGGTCACCCTGCCCGGCCTGACGATCGACACCGATCTCTCGTGGGAGCTGCTCATCGCCCTCGTCGCCGGCGGCGAAGCGGGCGACGCCGAGGTGGCTGCCGCGCTCGCCGCGGACAACACCGCGAACGGAGCGCAGTTCGCCGCTCAGGCTCGCGCCAGCATCCCGACCCTTGCCGGTAAGCAGGCAGCGTGGGACTCGGTGTTCGGCTCGGACGCGCTGCCGAACACGATCGTCCGGTTCACCGGCCTCGGGTTCCAGCGCGCGGCCGACAAGAGCGTGCTCGCAGCGTACATCGAGCCGTACTTCGCGGCTTTGCAGGACATCTGGGCCTCGCGCACGTACAAGATCGCAGAGTACCTGGTCGCGGGCATGTACCCGGCGCCGCTCGCGAACGCAGAGCTGCGCAATGCGACGCGCGCGTGGCTCGACGCGAACCCGGAGCCAGCCGCCCTCCGCCGACTGGTGATCGAGAACCTCGCCGGAGTCGAGCGGGCGCTCGCCGCCCAGGAGCGCGACGCGCAGTAA
- a CDS encoding response regulator — MTDQRPLRILLADDQALVRLGFRMVLEAEPDLCVVGEAVDGVEAVRLAAQTRPDVILMDVRMPALDGIEATRRIVAANPEARIIILTTFDLDEYAFGGLRAGASGFLLKDARPDDLTAAIRAVAAGDAAVSGRVTRAMLELFADRLPTTESAAPGDDPAAALTPREREILLAIADGLTNGEIGATFYLTESTVKTHVGRVLSKLHLRDRVHAVIFAYDNGLVDR, encoded by the coding sequence GTGACCGATCAGCGCCCGCTGCGCATCCTGCTCGCCGACGATCAGGCGCTGGTGCGCCTGGGTTTCCGCATGGTGCTGGAGGCGGAACCCGACCTCTGCGTCGTCGGTGAGGCAGTCGACGGCGTCGAGGCGGTACGGCTGGCTGCGCAGACCCGGCCCGATGTCATCCTGATGGATGTGCGGATGCCCGCGCTGGACGGGATCGAGGCCACGCGGCGCATCGTGGCCGCCAACCCGGAGGCGCGGATCATCATTCTGACGACCTTCGACCTCGACGAGTACGCGTTCGGCGGCCTGCGCGCCGGTGCCAGCGGCTTCCTCCTGAAAGACGCCCGGCCGGACGATCTGACGGCGGCGATCCGCGCCGTGGCCGCGGGCGACGCGGCCGTCTCCGGCCGGGTGACCCGAGCCATGCTGGAGCTGTTCGCCGACCGGCTGCCCACGACGGAGAGCGCCGCGCCCGGCGACGACCCCGCAGCGGCCCTCACACCCCGGGAGCGCGAGATCCTGCTGGCGATCGCGGACGGGCTGACCAATGGCGAGATCGGCGCGACGTTCTATCTGACCGAGTCGACCGTGAAGACGCATGTCGGGCGGGTGTTGTCGAAACTGCACCTGCGCGACCGTGTGCATGCCGTGATCTTCGCGTACGACAACGGTCTCGTCGACCGCTGA
- a CDS encoding Dps family protein: MTDIAATQSVSTPDVAAGVAQFLTPVVIDLTALVVNGKQAHWHVRGANFIGVHELLDVIVAHAQEWADLAAERIVALGLPVDARLATVAAKTSTGELTAGFRPSNETVAEVIAQLDAALASVNAAVKELDQLDQTSQDVAIEIARGLDKDRWFLFAHISE; the protein is encoded by the coding sequence ATGACGGACATCGCTGCAACCCAGAGTGTCTCCACCCCGGACGTCGCCGCCGGGGTCGCGCAGTTCCTCACCCCGGTCGTGATCGACCTCACCGCCCTCGTCGTCAACGGCAAACAAGCGCACTGGCATGTGCGCGGCGCGAACTTCATCGGCGTACACGAACTCCTCGACGTGATCGTCGCCCACGCCCAGGAGTGGGCCGATCTCGCCGCCGAGCGGATCGTCGCCCTCGGCCTTCCGGTCGACGCGCGGCTCGCGACGGTCGCGGCCAAGACCTCGACCGGCGAGCTGACCGCGGGGTTCCGGCCCTCGAACGAGACGGTGGCCGAGGTCATCGCGCAGCTCGACGCGGCCCTCGCGAGCGTCAACGCCGCGGTGAAGGAGCTCGACCAGCTCGACCAGACCAGCCAGGATGTCGCGATCGAGATCGCACGCGGCCTCGACAAGGACCGCTGGTTCCTGTTCGCGCACATCAGCGAGTAG
- a CDS encoding ribose-5-phosphate isomerase, with protein sequence MRIHIATDHAGLDFSKHLQTHLAQAGHEIIDHGPAEYDPIDDYPAFCINAAKGVVADQQAGIEALGVVFGGSGNGEQIAANKVIGARAALVWNESTALLARQHNDANVISIGARQHTVAEATRFIELFIAEPFSLEERHIRRIAQLAEFEATGDIAGKNVDR encoded by the coding sequence ATGCGCATCCACATCGCCACCGATCACGCCGGTCTCGATTTCAGCAAGCACCTCCAGACGCACCTGGCGCAGGCCGGACACGAGATCATCGACCACGGTCCGGCCGAGTACGATCCGATCGACGACTACCCGGCGTTCTGCATCAATGCGGCCAAGGGGGTCGTGGCCGACCAGCAGGCGGGCATCGAGGCCCTCGGCGTCGTGTTCGGCGGCTCCGGCAATGGCGAGCAGATCGCTGCGAACAAGGTCATCGGCGCGCGCGCAGCCCTCGTCTGGAACGAGAGCACTGCCCTGCTCGCCCGCCAGCACAATGACGCCAATGTCATCTCGATCGGCGCTCGTCAGCACACGGTGGCGGAGGCGACGCGTTTCATCGAACTGTTCATCGCCGAGCCGTTCTCGCTCGAAGAGCGGCACATTCGCCGCATCGCGCAACTGGCCGAGTTCGAGGCGACCGGCGACATCGCCGGCAAGAACGTGGATCGCTGA
- a CDS encoding ABC transporter permease: MTTTASAHVHSSLGRLSFPRVIGSEWIKLRSLRSTFWTLASVIVIVIGFSALLSVTIPSAETLRQQAPGTRIDGFVSAAATTGLTFAQLVVAVLGVLVISGEFSTGMIRSSFAAVPRRFPALAAKAITLFLVSFAVGLVSFASSWAIAAALMSAKGYQADLFAGSTLWSILGAAAYLGLVAVFSMGLGTILKASGGGIAAAVGALFVLPIIASIVVGLISDAKWLADAQHYLISNAGSGMAGLANGSLEPWAAAVTVLVWTAVSFVGGALLLQRRDA; encoded by the coding sequence ATGACCACCACCGCATCCGCCCACGTCCACTCCTCGCTCGGCCGGCTGAGCTTCCCGCGCGTGATCGGCTCAGAGTGGATCAAGCTGCGCTCCCTCCGCTCCACCTTCTGGACCCTGGCCAGCGTCATCGTCATCGTCATCGGGTTCTCGGCGCTCCTGAGCGTCACGATCCCGTCCGCCGAGACGCTGCGCCAGCAGGCGCCGGGCACACGGATCGACGGTTTCGTCTCGGCAGCGGCGACCACGGGCCTCACGTTCGCACAACTCGTCGTCGCCGTGCTCGGTGTGCTCGTCATCAGCGGCGAGTTCTCGACCGGGATGATCCGGTCGTCGTTCGCCGCCGTACCCCGCCGCTTCCCCGCGCTCGCCGCAAAGGCGATCACGCTGTTCCTCGTCTCGTTCGCCGTCGGCCTGGTGAGCTTCGCCTCGTCCTGGGCAATCGCCGCGGCGCTGATGTCGGCCAAGGGCTACCAGGCGGACCTATTCGCCGGTTCGACGCTCTGGTCGATCCTCGGCGCGGCTGCGTATCTGGGGCTCGTCGCCGTGTTCTCCATGGGGCTCGGAACGATCCTCAAAGCCAGCGGCGGCGGGATCGCAGCGGCGGTCGGCGCCCTGTTCGTGCTCCCGATCATCGCCAGCATCGTCGTCGGTCTCATCTCGGACGCCAAGTGGCTCGCCGACGCGCAGCACTACCTCATCAGCAATGCGGGGAGCGGCATGGCGGGCCTCGCCAACGGTTCCCTCGAACCATGGGCGGCCGCCGTCACCGTCCTCGTCTGGACGGCCGTCTCCTTCGTCGGCGGCGCCCTTCTGCTCCAGCGCCGCGACGCGTGA
- a CDS encoding sensor histidine kinase, producing MRRSLAAHPIAVDVFVAAVYLVPALTIGTVAMIANPSWPLALRVCLAAVVGCALIARRQHPRAVFAIAAAALGLSVFLGRDVGFAPAIFALYALAVFRSVRSAWIGYAITAAITLLSLTTTSLLSSALVFYTPLAADATPSAFAVLAICLVAVLIGSNVGNRRRYLDALIDRARQLARERDQQAEIATAAERSRIARETHDIVSHSLTVMIALAEGSARLADKTPARSAETMRMVAETGRSALADMRRLLGVLRTDGDEAAAIEPQPGVSELNELVERFRAAGLPVRITITGTPPEDTGQQLTVFRIVQEALTNVLRYASLATSVTVVIDIGERIRITVEDDATVHDGTGHGSGSGLLGLRERVALYGGALEAGPRRGGGWRLNASFDTIPVRPRTEETAP from the coding sequence GTGCGACGCTCCCTCGCGGCGCACCCGATCGCGGTCGATGTCTTCGTCGCCGCGGTCTACCTCGTCCCCGCCCTGACCATCGGCACCGTCGCGATGATCGCGAACCCGAGCTGGCCGCTCGCTCTGCGCGTCTGCCTGGCCGCCGTCGTGGGCTGCGCCCTGATCGCGCGCCGCCAGCATCCCCGCGCCGTCTTCGCCATCGCGGCCGCGGCACTCGGTCTCAGCGTCTTCCTCGGGCGGGACGTCGGCTTCGCCCCGGCGATTTTCGCGCTGTACGCGCTCGCGGTCTTCCGGTCGGTGCGCTCGGCGTGGATCGGCTACGCCATCACCGCGGCCATCACCCTCCTGTCGCTCACCACGACCTCCCTCCTGTCGAGCGCCCTCGTCTTCTACACCCCGCTCGCAGCGGATGCCACGCCCTCCGCCTTCGCCGTCCTCGCGATCTGCCTGGTCGCTGTGCTGATCGGCAGCAACGTCGGCAACCGCAGGCGCTATCTGGACGCGCTCATCGACCGGGCGCGCCAGCTCGCGCGCGAGCGCGACCAGCAGGCGGAGATCGCGACCGCCGCCGAACGCAGCCGCATCGCCCGGGAGACGCATGACATCGTCTCGCACAGCCTGACTGTCATGATCGCTCTCGCGGAGGGCTCGGCAAGGCTCGCGGACAAGACCCCCGCACGCTCAGCGGAGACGATGCGGATGGTCGCGGAGACCGGCCGCAGCGCGCTCGCCGATATGCGCCGGCTGCTCGGTGTGCTCCGGACCGACGGCGACGAGGCCGCCGCCATCGAGCCGCAGCCCGGCGTGAGCGAGCTGAACGAGCTGGTCGAACGGTTCCGGGCCGCGGGGCTGCCGGTCCGGATCACGATCACCGGAACGCCGCCCGAGGACACCGGACAGCAGCTGACCGTCTTCCGCATCGTGCAGGAAGCGCTCACGAACGTGCTGCGCTATGCGTCGCTGGCCACCTCCGTGACGGTTGTCATCGACATCGGCGAGCGCATCCGCATCACCGTCGAGGACGACGCGACGGTCCACGACGGCACCGGCCACGGCTCGGGCAGCGGTCTGCTCGGCCTCCGCGAGCGCGTCGCGCTCTACGGCGGCGCTCTGGAGGCCGGCCCCCGCCGGGGCGGAGGCTGGCGTCTCAACGCGAGCTTCGACACCATTCCCGTACGACCACGCACCGAGGAGACGGCTCCGTGA
- a CDS encoding Fpg/Nei family DNA glycosylase — translation MPEGHSVHRIARQFAATFVGRPVAVSSPQGRFAEDAQRIDGHTMIAAKAVGKQMFLEFDNGLWLRVHLGIYGAWDFAGDIGVDPTIASANGRMGQTQQRGTAAQTGPVFDRDGENSLHSIGAPRRTRVRMSESEKAQPDIESFPPEPVGQVRVRLMTAGAVADLRGPTVCAVLDPEEVAAVIARLGPDPMLDSGPAAEEAFVAAVRKKPTAIALLLMDQSVVSGIGNVYRAELLFRARQNPHTPGKLVAEDTIRGLWRDWVRLLRIGVETGQMMTMDGLDEEAYRRAMAKREDRHWVYKREGLPCRVCGTYIVVEVLGGRKLYWCPRDQA, via the coding sequence ATGCCCGAGGGCCACTCCGTCCATCGGATCGCGCGACAGTTCGCGGCCACCTTCGTCGGGCGTCCCGTGGCCGTGTCCTCGCCGCAGGGCCGGTTCGCCGAGGACGCCCAGCGCATCGACGGCCACACGATGATCGCCGCGAAAGCGGTGGGCAAGCAGATGTTCCTGGAGTTCGACAACGGGCTGTGGCTGCGTGTGCATCTGGGCATCTACGGAGCGTGGGACTTCGCGGGCGACATCGGTGTCGACCCGACGATCGCGAGCGCCAACGGCCGGATGGGCCAGACCCAGCAAAGAGGCACGGCCGCTCAGACGGGGCCCGTCTTCGACCGGGACGGTGAGAACTCCCTCCACTCTATCGGGGCGCCGCGGCGCACACGGGTCCGGATGTCCGAGTCCGAGAAAGCGCAGCCGGACATCGAGTCGTTTCCGCCGGAGCCCGTCGGCCAGGTGCGCGTGCGTCTGATGACCGCCGGCGCCGTGGCCGACCTCCGTGGCCCGACCGTCTGCGCGGTGCTCGACCCGGAAGAGGTGGCCGCTGTGATCGCCCGACTCGGACCGGACCCGATGCTCGACAGTGGCCCTGCCGCCGAGGAGGCCTTCGTCGCTGCGGTGAGGAAGAAGCCCACCGCAATCGCCCTGCTTCTCATGGATCAGAGCGTGGTCAGCGGGATCGGCAATGTTTACCGAGCCGAACTCCTCTTCCGGGCCCGCCAGAATCCGCACACGCCCGGCAAACTCGTCGCGGAGGACACCATCCGGGGGCTCTGGCGCGACTGGGTGCGGCTGCTGCGCATCGGTGTCGAGACCGGTCAGATGATGACGATGGACGGCCTCGACGAGGAGGCGTACCGCCGTGCGATGGCGAAACGGGAGGACCGCCACTGGGTCTACAAGCGCGAGGGCCTGCCCTGTCGTGTGTGTGGAACCTATATCGTGGTGGAGGTCCTCGGCGGGCGCAAACTGTACTGGTGCCCGCGGGACCAGGCGTGA